In Bacteroidales bacterium, one genomic interval encodes:
- the fumC gene encoding class II fumarate hydratase — translation MDYRTEYDTLGPVQVPADKYWGAQTQRSLNNFRIGEAASMPPEIIYAYGILKKAAAIVNHKLGVLSKEKMDLISRVCVEITEGKLDEHFPLVIWQTGSGTHTHMNVNEVIANRIHVLEGGKLGEGTRPLHPNDEVNKSQSTNDTFPTAMHIAAYKMLMENTIPSLEGSRDALREKSEAFKDITKTGRTHLMDATPLTLGQEFSGYASQVDHGLKALRNTLDHLSELAIGGTAVGTGLNAPKNYGKEVAGEIARLTGLPFRTAENKFEALAAHDALVEAHGALKTIAGALMKIANDIRMLGSGPRCGIGEISLPANEPGSSIMPGKVNPTQVEAVTMVCAQVMGNDAAINFGGANGQYELNAFKPMIISNFLQSARLLGDACLSFSYKCVVGLRPNRDKINEHLDNSLMLVTVLNNHIGYEKAAEIAKKAHQENKTLRQAAIESGYLTKEQFDKWIDPDKMT, via the coding sequence ATGGATTACCGAACCGAATACGACACCCTTGGTCCTGTTCAGGTACCTGCTGATAAATATTGGGGAGCGCAGACGCAGCGCTCGCTGAACAATTTCCGAATTGGTGAGGCCGCTTCCATGCCCCCTGAGATCATTTATGCCTATGGCATACTCAAGAAAGCCGCTGCCATTGTCAACCATAAACTGGGTGTACTTTCCAAAGAAAAAATGGACCTGATTAGCAGGGTTTGTGTCGAGATTACGGAAGGGAAACTGGACGAACACTTCCCGCTGGTGATCTGGCAAACCGGCTCGGGAACCCATACCCACATGAATGTGAACGAGGTGATCGCCAACCGCATTCATGTGCTTGAGGGAGGCAAACTGGGAGAAGGCACCAGACCACTTCATCCCAACGACGAGGTGAACAAGTCACAATCAACCAACGACACGTTTCCCACTGCCATGCATATAGCAGCCTACAAAATGCTTATGGAAAACACCATCCCCTCACTGGAGGGATCAAGGGATGCCTTGAGAGAAAAGAGCGAAGCATTTAAGGACATTACCAAAACGGGACGTACCCACCTGATGGATGCTACCCCACTGACACTGGGACAGGAGTTTTCCGGGTATGCTTCCCAGGTCGATCATGGTCTGAAGGCATTGCGCAATACCTTGGATCACCTCTCCGAGCTGGCTATAGGAGGAACTGCGGTAGGAACCGGATTAAATGCCCCTAAAAACTACGGGAAGGAAGTTGCCGGAGAAATTGCCCGGTTAACAGGTTTGCCTTTCAGAACGGCCGAAAACAAGTTTGAAGCTCTTGCAGCACACGATGCCCTGGTTGAAGCCCATGGGGCACTAAAGACCATAGCCGGCGCCCTGATGAAGATTGCCAACGACATACGCATGCTTGGTTCGGGGCCCCGCTGTGGCATCGGTGAGATAAGCCTGCCTGCCAATGAGCCGGGTTCCTCCATTATGCCGGGTAAGGTGAACCCTACCCAGGTCGAAGCAGTAACCATGGTATGCGCGCAGGTAATGGGCAACGATGCAGCCATCAATTTCGGTGGAGCTAACGGACAGTATGAACTGAATGCCTTCAAGCCCATGATCATTTCCAATTTCCTGCAGTCGGCCAGACTACTGGGTGATGCATGCCTGTCATTTTCGTACAAATGCGTGGTCGGACTTCGCCCAAATAGGGATAAAATAAATGAACACCTGGATAATTCCCTGATGCTTGTTACGGTGCTCAATAACCACATCGGCTATGAGAAAGCGGCCGAAATAGCCAAAAAAGCACACCAGGAAAACAAAACGCTGAGGCAGGCAGCCATTGAATCGGGATACCTTACAAAAGAACAGTTCGACAAGTGGATTGATCCGGATAAGATGACCTGA